In Malania oleifera isolate guangnan ecotype guangnan chromosome 8, ASM2987363v1, whole genome shotgun sequence, a single window of DNA contains:
- the LOC131161596 gene encoding uncharacterized protein C6C3.02c-like: MPRKSSVVGRSGGGARTPLRNPPKPAAPAPPPAPVQNGGGSMLGGLGSTIAEGMAFGTGSAVAHRAVDAVMGPRVIKHETVASSAPAAPTMDGLGVSDACGAQSKAFQDCLSSYGNEISRCQFYMDMLSECRRTSGSTMSA; this comes from the exons ATGCCTCGAAAAAGCTCCGTAGTAG GAAGGTCGGGTGGTGGCGCCCGCACCCCATTGCGGAACCCTCCCAAGCCAG CTGCTCCTGCTCCTCCCCCAGCACCTGTGCAGAATGGAGGCGGTTCTATGCTGGGCGGATTAGGGTCTACCATTGCAGAGG GCATGGCTTTTGGTACTGGAAGTGCAGTAGCCCACAGGGCTGTGGATGCCGTAATGGGTCCTCGTGTCATCAAACATGAGACAGTGGCCTCTTCTGCTCCTGCAGCACCAACCATGGACGGTCTTGGAGTTTCTGATGCATGTGGTGCCCAATCAAAGGCATTCCAAGAT TGTCTCAGCAGTTATGGGAATGAAATCAGCAGGTGCCAGTTCTACATGGACATGCTGTCTGAATGCCGCCGGACCTCTGGCTCTACAATGAGTGCTTAA
- the LOC131162332 gene encoding uncharacterized protein LOC131162332, which produces MGFGFFLQFLPKIFNVLAWPSFSLLYPLYASIRAINSGSCSNNQKCLTFWVLFSVTAILELALSKLLEWIPFWPYVKGMATFLLVIRCFDGASFVYKHLRSYIYVNTQNCDILQSPKRKGLQEPNVFLNTAEGYIEENGPQELEKLIVCQRKFAVSASQVTSRKVQKEWSCPLCLVNATSEKCLRQHLQSKKHKVKEKEIKANELATITKVQKEWSCPLCLVNATSEKCLRQHLQSKKHKVKEKEIKANELATITKVQKEWSCPVCLVNATSEKCLRQHLQSKKHKVKEKEIKANELATITIVQPSEMLMRTNELVFLDKISQIVEFTQLIKWCRWEKPKFGWTKLNTDGSINCENAGFGGLLRDYQGDPICAYVSKAPRVDIFLVELWAVWRGLVLAWGLGVKVLWVESDSMSVVKTINREQPSSSKAGNCLKHIWQLLTKFEKYRVTHSWRETNRAADCLAKMDLMGNDVVLWPPDFPSCLRNIIKDDAQGKMYRRV; this is translated from the exons atgggttttgggtttttccTCCAGTTCTTGCCCAAAATCTTCAATGTTCTTGCCTG GCCTTCGTTCAGTTTGCTGTACCCGTT GTATGCTTCGATTCGGGCAATCAATAGTGGTTCCTGCTCCAACAATCAGAAGTGTCTCACATTTTGGGTTTTGTTTTCTGTCACCGCCATCCTGGAGTTGGCGCTTTCAAAGCTGCTGGAATG GATCCCTTTCTGGCCTTACGTGAAGGGCATGGCTACCTTCTTGCTGGTGATACGTTGCTTTGACGGTGCTTCTTTTGTATACAAGCACTTAAGATCCTACATTTATGTGAACACTCAAAACTGTGATATCTTACAATCTCCAAAGAGGAAGGGTTTACAAGAGCCGAATGTCTTTCTCAATACAGCGGAGGGATACATTGAAGAAAATGGACCACAAGAATTGGAGAAACTCATCGTTTGCCAG AGAAAATTTGCAGTCTCTGCTTCACAAGTCACTTCAAGGAAAGTTCAGAAGGAATGGAGTTGTCCTCTATGTCTGGTGAATGCTACTAGTGAGAAATGTTTAAGGCAACACCTACAAAGCAAGAAGCACAAGGTcaaggaaaaagaaattaaagcaaatGAACTAGCAACCATCACTAAAGTTCAGAAGGAATGGAGTTGTCCTCTGTGTCTGGTGAATGCTACTAGTGAGAAATGTTTAAGGCAACACCTACAAAGCAAGAAGCACAAGGTcaaggaaaaagaaattaaagcaaatGAACTAGCAACCATCACTAAAGTTCAGAAGGAATGGAGTTGTCCTGTGTGTCTGGTGAATGCTACTAGTGAGAAATGTTTAAGGCAACACCTACAAAGCAAGAAGCACAAGGTcaaggaaaaagaaattaaagcaaatGAACTAGCAACCATCACTATAGTTCAGCCCTCTGAAATGCTGATGAGGACCAATGAGTTGGTTTTTCTGGACAAAATCAGCCAAATTGTTGAGTTTACTCAATTGATTAAGTGGTGTAGATGGGAAAAGCCTAAGTTTGGGTGGACAAAATTAAACACTGATGGTTCAATAAATTGTGAGAATGCTGGTTTTGGTGGTTTATTACGTGATTATCAGGGTGACCCTATATGTGCTTATGTCTCTAAAGCTCCTCGAGTAGATATTTTCTTGGTTGAACTGTGGGCTGTATGGAGGGGCCTCGTTCTTGCATGGGGTCTAGGCGTTAAAGTACTTTGGGTCGAGTCTGATTCAATGAGTGTCGTGAAAACCATTAACAGAGAGCAGCCAAGTAGTTCAAAAGCTGGTAACTGTTTGAAGCACATATGGCAACTACTGACAAAGTTTGAGAAGTACAGAGTTACTCACTCATGGCGCGAAACTAACAGAGCAGCTGATTGTCTTGCAAAGATGGATCTTATGGGAAATGATGTGGTTTTGTGGCCACCTGATTTTCCCAGTTGCCTCCGAAATATCATCAAGGATGATGCTCAAGGGAAAATGTATCGAAGGGTGTGA